The sequence TTTCACATACCCCCCTGCAGACATGTGGCCCAGCCCAGGCCCCGCTCCACTCCACAACATTCCATGCAATGGAGCGAGTCACCTCGTCCCTCAGAGGGATATTTTAGGTGAGTTAGTAAAACACTGAAGTCTGTTGGGAGCTAGTTATATTTCTTTAATGACCTTCAAATTAGCAGATTTACTTACAGTTCAACTCGTCTAAAGAGCGTACTTTTGATGTGTCAGCATTCCCAGTCATGTAAAAGTCTGTTTTGAACTTTTAACCGTGTcagagcagtgtgtaacagtttgATCACAACAGCACACATCAGCAATATAGCTTTCAGAACCAGTTTTGCTTTCAAATTATTTGTATTCAGAGACAGAatgttgtactgtattgtgaATACACGCATGTAATTCATAACCTActtattctttaaaataattttctaaTTAAATAGAAAATTAAGCAAAGGAAAATTATTTTTGCATAAATATTACATCTGACAGTTTTCAAAAGTGTTCGAAAAACAGAACATTGCCTGGTCTTTTTTCCAATCtataactgtccagttttggtgagcttGATCCCACTTtagcctcagatttctgttcttggctgacaggagtggagcCACTGACATAGATTTCCGCCGCTGTAGCCCTTGCACCTCAAAATGTCACATGACTTTTGTGCAGcactatgtgtgtagtgtataatatatatactcTAAACAGCATGTTGCTTATAATTTTGCACTGTTCTCCTTTTCAGTTTCTAAGGCGGTGAATGCTGCAGAGGAACACGTCCAGGCTGAGTGTGTGCAGCAGCCTCCTCACTCCGCTGGCCTTGCAGTGCTTCAGCAGCATGGACAGTTTCCAGCCCTCCTGCCCAGCAAGCAGACCCCCCCAGACCCGGGAGGAGTGGGCTCCATGCCAGCCTCGGGCCACAACAAACCCCCTGCCATGTCCTACGCCAGCGCTCTTCGAGCTCCCCCCAAGCCCCGCTGCCCGCTGCCTGAGCAGACCAAAAAGAACAGCGACCCCATCTCTCTGTTACAAGACCTTAGCATAGGGAGTTCCAATAGTAGCAATGGCTATTACTCGTATTTTAAGTaagtgaatatataaatatatatgaattatATACACCCTATTGagtgaaaatgattaaaaaaaattgaataacaatctacaaaaaaattcaacaattaaaaaaaaaaaaaaaacgcttttGATTTTGGTCGGATAGTTAgcgttttgtgttttattattttttacttaatttaGTTAGTCGTTTCTTTTACAGTTTGACATCTGTGGTTTTACAAACAGAAatcaacattatatatatatatatatatatatatatatatatatatatatatatatatatatacaatgttgaagaaaaacacaaaaaaaaaacccaaaaaacaaaaaaaaaacatttttaaaaacaccaTAAATTGGTTGACCACTTAGctgcctgtctttcttttcttctaatTATGTCTGCTCTCTTTGTATCTATTATCTGAAGTAAAGTTGTTGAAGTGATTTTATTTACCAGCTGGCTTTTTAATGATGAGTTCATTAATCATTATCAGTGTGTTTTCTTGTGCCAGCAGCTGAGTGGTGAACCGACTCGgacaaaaaattattataaaaagttgTATAGCTGTAGACAAACTTTTCTCAGTCTGtacataagaataaataaataaaagagatgaAATCTGTGCGCTTCATTTACATAACCACAGTAAGACCTTCCTTTATGTTCATCTGTAAAGGTTGTGATGGAGAAAGGATTTGTGCATCTAATATTAGCACAATTCGCAAACTATAGACTAAACATCGCTCACATGAGGCTTGGGCAGTGATTTGTTTTGCCTTGAAAGAAACGAAGCTTTTGGGTAAATTAATGACATGATTTATgaaagagaattttttttttttaaaatcacatgCTGTCATACTTATCAGTTTACTATCACTTAAGCACACTCACAATATGAAGTTATTGCAGCTGGTTATGAATAAGAGATCATAAAATCATTCTTTAAAATCCATTAATGTCCTATTTTTACTTAGATATAACAGATGTATAACACAGACCACAGCAAAATGAAgacatttctgttcatttagACTTGGTGGGTTATGACTTAAGCCATCACAGAGAGACGTAATCAGCTTGTGGTGTTTCTCATTTGTCATTTCTCATTGCACCTGGAGTCACGGACTTGCTTCCAGTGTTGGATCTCCAGCTCTCTGTTCAGCCGTTGAATGTAGACGTTATTTGCTGCTGGAAAATTAACCGTTGTTATTCTGTTCTGGTGAATAAGCCACTTAAGACAGAGGTGTTGATGAAGCAAGTTCGTTTATGGCTTATATCTATCTTTACATGGGCGCAGTTTGACAATTTTTCTACTGTATATAGTTCTGAAGACTATATTTGACCCTTAATCTGCTTGGCGAAAAACACCGTTACTGCCAATATTTAAGAGGAAAGAGGAAGTGTTCAACATCAATCTAGTTTGAGGTAAAAGTCACTTGCCATTTAAACACAAGACTCATCGTATCTTCACTCGACTGCTCTGTGGTGATGAAACGATCACTAATTCAGTCCTGCCAACTAAATTACTCATCTTGTCCATGTGACTGTGGAGGAGCATTTTGCTCTGCTGTGTTAAATATCCAGAAACTAACAGGAAGTTGCACTTAGCAATGTTCAGGCAGATTAAATGCATTGACtactgtggggttttttttttttaactggatTTTTATAATGACAAACTAATCAAGGTTCGAAAtgatctgaaataaaaacagtttttattttggtAAAGTATGCACTATGGggccaaatgtatgtggacacctgaccaaaTGTACCCATGTGATTGTTGAAACTCCCATTACAGATGTAATCCTCTGTttgttgttataataacctccatacttctgggaaggctttccactagcgtggctgtggtgatttgtgctaattcagccacaagagcatcaGTCAGGTCAAGGCACTGATGTTCGTCAAAGAGGCCTGGCATGTAGTCGCCTTCCGGCTCATCCCACTGGAGCTGTGGTCAGGAATCGGGTTCTTCCACatcaaccttggcaaaccatgtgtTTTTGTGGCGCTCACTTTGTACGCGGGGCATTTTCATGCAGAAACAGGTTCatgacccttagttccagtgaagggaaatcttaattCTACATCATAATGAAGACATTCTAAACCAAGGTTGACCAAAGTCTAGGCCCACAGACTTTACCTGCAAATTAATTTACAGAAGGAAATTAAGTCATGGCTACAAGACAAAAGGGCAAAGTTAACAATGAGAAGGAGTGATTTCAAGAGTCATGTTGTGTTCCAAACATTTTGGTCAATGAAACCAAACGGTTGGGTTTAAACAAAATGTTCAAACTTGTTTATCGGACCTAGATATCTGGGAATGCAAGCTGAAATTCTGCTGTCGTCTCATATCCATCTactgatctcaaacccaaaggTCTCCAGAGTAGAAGAGATATATTTCTGACCCATCTGTATTTTGATATGGTCTAACCTGCCCCCATTTTGGACACCCAGTTCTGTCCTTCACTTTGCAGCAGCTGTTTGGTGGAGGCCCACATACGGCTGTAACGATGAAAAAACCCAAAATGGCCAAAAAATTGGATCTGGGTAAAAGCATGTTTCCAGTTTCCAGACGGCCACACACTTGATTATTTTTGATGAGTTATTTTAAACATCTTAAGATCTCAGATGTTCTTGAGTTGATTTATTTCTGCAATAGTTGGTTATTGCTCTtcattatgtaataataaagaATGGTTTCATAAAATAGAGCAACCTTAATTATCCTAAACTATAAACCTTTGCTAAAACATCGAATTATTTAAAGGACTACCCAGAGAACTGGGCTATATGTGTAATGAAAAATGCATACTTGCATCCTTAGTTCAACTTTATAAACATAGTGAACCTTAAAGAATATTTCAAAATTACGAAACCCTTAATTCAAATGAAAAGCATCACATATGGAAATTTTGCATGAAATGCTACTTTGTTATCTAAAACAGCAGACTTAACCTTCTCTAAGCATGAATGCATTTGCTTCCAACAAACACAATGATAGTCATTAGAAAACTTTCTTACAACACCTTGCATTCCTTTATCATGCATTCTTACTGTGTGCCAAACCCTGATTTGACTGGTAAAGGCGTTCTGCTAGTCCATAGTCTCAGGCTCAGCGTCCATGCAGGTCTCCCACGGGTTCCGTGGCATGTGAGGCATGGAGATGATCAGCAGGCTGATCCCGCTGAGGAACAAGAGGATGAAGGCAGCGCAGGCGCATGCAAAGGACCACGAGTAGTAGTACTCGATCCAGATGGTTTCATCGCTGTCAATCATGCGTTTGACAGACTGTCTCATGACCTCCACTGAAATGACTATGCAGAGACCTGGAAAGAGGTCATGCAGATATTAGGGAAGAGAGTGAAAGCTTGTGGTTTCTTTTGGTTTCCAGAATATTGATCAGTAAGTGTTGTATTGCGTTAGATCATTGGTTCATTGACCTCCATGGCCTTTATGACCTCTATGCTGATTCAGAAATGAAAGATTTTCTTGAGTTGTTGGTTTTAATCACCCACTGCTCTGCCCTTCTTCATGAACTTTAACTATGCCAAATGAGTTATGCTTGTACAGTAAGAGGTGTTAGCACTGATCTCACCTGCAAAGGCGAAGAACATGCCAGCTGGTCTTAGTAGGTAATCCCTGCTCTTTCCAAATGCTCCTAGGAGACACAGACTGCCCAGTGTCATGAAGGCCAGGCTGAAGATGGCTATGGCAGCAGCTGAGATGTTGTACTCTGAAATGTTTAACAGCATAGTCAGTATTAccctgaagaaaaaaattagCCAAGAACCTAGTAACAGAAAGTGCTAAGCTCTATGTTCAAGTTTGCATTAAACCATGCCATCACAGTAATGCTAATGGTGCTTATTATATAGACCCTTGATATCCCGTGTCCTAATCATGCAGTTTTACCACCCATAGCTAATTTTTTGACCAATTTTGCACAGTCCACGCCTATTATATAGGAACTGCTTCAGTTATCACCTTAGATCACATCATCAGCCTGTTCTCCGGACTGTCTTTGCTCTTAACGTGTCATTAATTAGTAATAAGCTACAGGAGTATGGATTGTTAAACCGGCAATTGATGTTTCTTAGTTTGACAGGCGAATCTAAAGTGCTTGAAAATGAGCCACTTCTTGCATCTAATGTGTCGACAGATGAGGATTAGCAGAGTTTCGTTCTGACATCACACCCCATTCTGTGCTTGACCTTTACCTGTTGGACTACACTGTTTCCTTTCCAACTTGCCTGAAAAAACCATGTCTAAAATGAAGGCCGAAAAGGAATATTGTAGCCCAAGGGGTTGCatcaggaaatgaaaagaaTGGAGTGATAGTGAGATGTTGAttactttattcattattaacaaCTTCTTCCTCAGGGACGTACCAACAGTGAGAGCACGGCAGGATTATACACCCTAGATGGCACCCCGGTACATCTCAgagcatcacacactcatttataaTGAGTCTTATGGGGAACTGGATTTATTCAGGCAGGGTGATTAGAGGGGTCAGACCCAGGTCTAATTAAGACAGTGCTTaacaaaaagtttttaaaaaaaaagttcgcTCAGCCATGAAAGACACCTATTAACACATCAACAAGGGTAACTATTCTGAAGTGCACCgaattttaataacaaaacacCACTAATCATAGGATAGTGTACTGCTGCCAGCACATAGCAGGTAGCTCCAGCTTTTAATGCTTTTCTATTGTCTTATCTAATGAGTTTACCTTCTGTGGATTGGGGAAATTGTACATGTTTCCATTACATTTTGGTGAGTTTTTGTGGCCATTACCTAACCACAAATTAGTTAGATTATCAACTGACCAATAGCAGGACATTTGGGGGAGGCTCACAGTCAACCAGTGCGGCAACCACAAGAGACACAATCTCAATTTATCTTTTAACAATCTGGTTTAATTTCGCTGTGACAAATCACAATTCgtataaaaaaacatgataTATTCATGTGCTGTTGGTTTGAAGTAGAAAGGGAACCTGAGCTGTGTGGGCTAACTGAGAGACGGAGAGACTGAATTGTGGAAGCGGGCGATTAATTAAATCACATTTTCCTCAACACAACTAACGCATGGTGCTCTTACAGGTCCCAACTAGTCAGCTGAATCAGAGGTGAGCGTGTAAGTAATCTGATGTGACAATTGTCTTGTTCTttacatacagtaaatacataGCCTGTATGATTGGTATGGAGTTGTGCTGTGTAATGTAggccaggattttttttttttgacttcaCACCAATGAAAAACTGCTCCTGATTTATATTACATAAActcagtggtgggccgtcagggctagcaaggccttctctgctggcctaaatagcagtgatctgaatcattgacttgcattttaatatatttaatatatttttccatgaatgtgtattaaattattcccaatagtctattctctacatttcatagcttttctcttggttgcattgcttccagtagtgtatatttatgagagtatttatccaatcatatttcagccagtggctgacatcatgtgttgccagggtcttaaggccttcagaatcaatagtgcaggcacccGTAGCtaaaaataagtggcaatgaaattgttccattaaccaatcagatttcgagttggcgtcaatggggccatctagcaggcatacgattacgtcatcAATTtcagaggcagcaaaccgcacaaactaaataccggaagatcaggggttcaagccccagcaccgccaagttgccactgttgggcccttgagcaaggcccttaaccctctctgctccaggggtgccgtatcatggctgaccctgtgctctgaccccatcctccaaggatgggatatgcgatgAAAGAACACACaagatatgcgaagaaagaatttcactgtgctgtgtgtatatgtgacaaataaaggctgtttcgttTCGTTTCGGTCTtc comes from Hemibagrus wyckioides isolate EC202008001 linkage group LG02, SWU_Hwy_1.0, whole genome shotgun sequence and encodes:
- the cacng1b gene encoding voltage-dependent calcium channel gamma-1 subunit yields the protein MLKDKKTKVKITFLVIVVGISSMLAAVVTDHWAVLSPRVEKLNTTCEAAHFGLWRLCKKSIFIVEEDPQGKGCGPISLPGVKNCSYFKHFTSGEEAEVFEVKTQKEYNISAAAIAIFSLAFMTLGSLCLLGAFGKSRDYLLRPAGMFFAFAGLCIVISVEVMRQSVKRMIDSDETIWIEYYYSWSFACACAAFILLFLSGISLLIISMPHMPRNPWETCMDAEPETMD